A window of Thalassophryne amazonica chromosome 21, fThaAma1.1, whole genome shotgun sequence contains these coding sequences:
- the smek1 gene encoding serine/threonine-protein phosphatase 4 regulatory subunit 3 isoform X2, translating to MTDTRRRVKVYTLNEDRQWDDRGTGHVSSGYVERLKGTSLLVRAESDGSLLLESKINPNTAYQKQQDTLIVWSEAENYDLALSFQEKAGCDEIWEKICQVQGKDPSVDITQDVVDESEEERFDDMSSPGLELPPCELNRLEDLAELVASSLPSPLRREKLALAVENEGYIRKLLELFRVCEHLENQEGLHHLYEIIKGIFLLNRTALFEVMFSDECIMDVIGCLEFDPALPQPRRHREFLTKTARFKEVIPISDPELRQKIHQTYRVQYIQDMVLPTPSVFEENMLSTLHSFIFFNKVEIVGMLQDDEKFLTDLFAQLTDEATDDDKRHELVNFLKEFCAFSQTLQPQNRDAFFKTLSNMGILPALEVILGMDDVQVRGAATDIFSYLVEYNPSMVREFVMQESQQNDDDILLINLIIEHMICDTDPELGGAVQLMGLLRTLVDPENMLATANKTEKTEFLSFFYKHCMHVLSAPLLANTTEEKPSKDDFQTSQLLALILELLTFCVEHHTYHIKNYIINKDILRRVLVLTASQHAFLALCALRFMRRIIGLKDEFYNRYIMRNFLFEPVIKAFLNNGSRYNLMNSAIIEMFEYVRVDVKSLTAHIVENYWKALEDVDYVQTFKGLKLRYEQQRERQDNPKLDSMRSILRNHRFRRDARTLEDEEEMWFNTDEDDIEDGEAVVPPSDKMKSEDDLMEPISKFMERKKLKDTEDKDVLGKSSLSGRQNPSFKLSFSGSTKASLSSPPSSASLNPGSPGSPGSPGSPGSGTRSSPPTTAITTKGGLVGLVDYPDDDDEEEDEEDGDSKEDPLPPCKKSKLSS from the exons ATGACGGACACTCGTCGACGAGTCAAAGTGTACACCCTCAATGAGGACAGACAGTGGGACGATCGTGGGACTGGACACGTCTCATCGGGCTACGTGGAGAGATTGAAAGGCACATCTCTGCTAGTGCGGGCTGAAAGTGATG GTTCTTTACTGCTGGAGTCCAAAATCAACCCAAACACGGCCTACCAGAAGCAACAG GACACGTTGATAGTATGGTCTGAGGCTGAAAATTATGACTTGGCTCTCAGCTTTCAGGAGAAGGCTGGCTGCGATGAAATCTGGGAGAAAATATGTCAG GTGCAGGGAAAGGACCCATCAGTGGACATCACGCAGGATGTGGTGGATGAGTCAGAGGAAGAGCGATTTGACGACATGTCATCACCAGGTTTGGAGTTACCGCCATGTGAACTTAACCGCTTGGAGGACCTAGCTGAGCTGGTGGCCTCCTCACTCCCATCACCACTGCGGCGTGAGAAACTGGCACTGGCGGTAGAGAATGAAGGCTACATTCGTAAGCTTTTGGAGCTCTTCCGAGTGTGTGAACATTTGGAGAACCAGGAGGGACTACACCACCTTTACGAAATCATTAAGGGCATCTTCCTGCTCAATCGTACTGCACTGTTTGAGGTCATGTTCTCTGATGAGTGCATCATGGACGTCATTGGCTGTTTGGAGTTTGACCCTGCACTCCCACAGCCGCGGCGGCATCGGGAATTTCTCACCAAGACGGCCCGCTTTAAAGAGGTGATCCCTATATCGGATCCTGAACTGCGTCAGAAAATACACCAGACGTATCGAGTGCAGTACATCCAGGACATGGTGCTACCCACGCCTTCTGTTTTTGAAGAAAACATGCTGTCTACACTGCACTCATTCATCTTCTTCAACAAGGTGGAGATTGTGGGCATGCTACAG GATGATGAGAAGTTTTTGACAGACCTCTTTGCACAGCTAACAGACGAGGCCACAGATGATGACAAAAGGCATGAATTG GTGAACTTCCTGAAGGAATTTTGTGCTTTCTCACAAACATTGCAACCTCAAAACAGAGACGCTTTTTTCAAGACGTTGTCAAACATGGGCATTCTACCAGCACTGGAAGTCATACTG GGAATGGATGACGTGCAAGTGCGTGGGGCGGCCACAGATATCTTCTCTTATTTGGTGGAGTACAACCCATCCATGGTACGGGAGTTTGTAATGCAGGAGTCTCAACAGAATGATGAC GACATCCTGCTGATCAACCTGATCATAGAACACATGATCTGTGACACAGACCCAGAGCTGGGTGGGGCGGTGCAGCTGATGGGTCTGCTCCGGACTCTGGTGGACCCAGAGAACATGCTGGCTACTGCAAAC AAAACTGAGAAGACAGAGTTCCTGAGCTTTTTCTACAAGCACTGTATGCACGTACTGTCTGCTCCACTACTGGCCAACACAACAGAGGAAAAACCTAGCAAAG ATGATTTTCAAACATCACAGTTGCTGGCTCTGATTTTGGAACTGCTGACGTTCTGTGTTGAACATCACACATACCACATCAAGAACTACATCATCAACAAGGACATTCTCAGAAGGGTCCTGGTGCTCACTGCCTCTCAGCATGCCTTTTTGGCGCTAT GTGCCCTGCGATTCATGAGGAGGATCATTGGTCTAAAGGATGAATTCTACAATCGTTACATCATGAGAAACTTTCTGTTTGAGCCTGTCATCAAGGCCTTCCTCAACAACGGCTCACGCTACAATCTCATGAACTCAGCAATCATTGAGATGTTTGAGTATGTCCGTGTG GATGTGAAGTCTCTCACAGCTCATATAGTAGAGAACTACTGGAAAGCTCTGGAAGACGTGGACTATGTTCAGACATTCAAGGGCCTAAAGCTGCGTTACGAACAGCAGCGAGAGAGGCAGGACAACCCAAAACTCGACAG TATGCGGTCCATCTTGAGGAACCACCGTTTCCGGCGTGATGCTCGAACACTGGAGGATGAAGAGGAAATGTGGTTCAACACAGATGAGGATGACATTGAGGATGGCGAGGCAGTGGTTCCACCCTCTGACAAGATGAAGAGTGAGGATGACCTCATGGAGCCTATAAGCAAGTTCATGGAGAGAAAGAAGT TGAAAGACACGGAGGATAAAGATGTGCTGGGGAAGTCGAGTTTGTCAGGCAGACAGAACCCCAGCTTTAAGCTTTCCTTTTCCGGCTCCACCAAAGCCAGCCTGTCCAGCCCTCCTTCATCTGCCTCATTGAACCCGGGTTCTCCGGGATCGCCAGGTTCGCCGGGATCACCAGGATCAGGGACGCGAAGCTCACCGCCTACCACCGCCATAACCACAAAG GGAGGTTTAGTGGGACTGGTGGACTACCCCGACGACGATGACGAGgaggaggatgaagaggatgGGGACAGTAAAGAGGACCCTCTGCCACCTTGTAAGAAGTCCAAACTGAGCTCGTAG
- the smek1 gene encoding serine/threonine-protein phosphatase 4 regulatory subunit 3 isoform X1, protein MTDTRRRVKVYTLNEDRQWDDRGTGHVSSGYVERLKGTSLLVRAESDGSLLLESKINPNTAYQKQQDTLIVWSEAENYDLALSFQEKAGCDEIWEKICQVQGKDPSVDITQDVVDESEEERFDDMSSPGLELPPCELNRLEDLAELVASSLPSPLRREKLALAVENEGYIRKLLELFRVCEHLENQEGLHHLYEIIKGIFLLNRTALFEVMFSDECIMDVIGCLEFDPALPQPRRHREFLTKTARFKEVIPISDPELRQKIHQTYRVQYIQDMVLPTPSVFEENMLSTLHSFIFFNKVEIVGMLQDDEKFLTDLFAQLTDEATDDDKRHELVNFLKEFCAFSQTLQPQNRDAFFKTLSNMGILPALEVILGMDDVQVRGAATDIFSYLVEYNPSMVREFVMQESQQNDDDILLINLIIEHMICDTDPELGGAVQLMGLLRTLVDPENMLATANKTEKTEFLSFFYKHCMHVLSAPLLANTTEEKPSKDDFQTSQLLALILELLTFCVEHHTYHIKNYIINKDILRRVLVLTASQHAFLALCALRFMRRIIGLKDEFYNRYIMRNFLFEPVIKAFLNNGSRYNLMNSAIIEMFEYVRVEDVKSLTAHIVENYWKALEDVDYVQTFKGLKLRYEQQRERQDNPKLDSMRSILRNHRFRRDARTLEDEEEMWFNTDEDDIEDGEAVVPPSDKMKSEDDLMEPISKFMERKKLKDTEDKDVLGKSSLSGRQNPSFKLSFSGSTKASLSSPPSSASLNPGSPGSPGSPGSPGSGTRSSPPTTAITTKGGLVGLVDYPDDDDEEEDEEDGDSKEDPLPPCKKSKLSS, encoded by the exons ATGACGGACACTCGTCGACGAGTCAAAGTGTACACCCTCAATGAGGACAGACAGTGGGACGATCGTGGGACTGGACACGTCTCATCGGGCTACGTGGAGAGATTGAAAGGCACATCTCTGCTAGTGCGGGCTGAAAGTGATG GTTCTTTACTGCTGGAGTCCAAAATCAACCCAAACACGGCCTACCAGAAGCAACAG GACACGTTGATAGTATGGTCTGAGGCTGAAAATTATGACTTGGCTCTCAGCTTTCAGGAGAAGGCTGGCTGCGATGAAATCTGGGAGAAAATATGTCAG GTGCAGGGAAAGGACCCATCAGTGGACATCACGCAGGATGTGGTGGATGAGTCAGAGGAAGAGCGATTTGACGACATGTCATCACCAGGTTTGGAGTTACCGCCATGTGAACTTAACCGCTTGGAGGACCTAGCTGAGCTGGTGGCCTCCTCACTCCCATCACCACTGCGGCGTGAGAAACTGGCACTGGCGGTAGAGAATGAAGGCTACATTCGTAAGCTTTTGGAGCTCTTCCGAGTGTGTGAACATTTGGAGAACCAGGAGGGACTACACCACCTTTACGAAATCATTAAGGGCATCTTCCTGCTCAATCGTACTGCACTGTTTGAGGTCATGTTCTCTGATGAGTGCATCATGGACGTCATTGGCTGTTTGGAGTTTGACCCTGCACTCCCACAGCCGCGGCGGCATCGGGAATTTCTCACCAAGACGGCCCGCTTTAAAGAGGTGATCCCTATATCGGATCCTGAACTGCGTCAGAAAATACACCAGACGTATCGAGTGCAGTACATCCAGGACATGGTGCTACCCACGCCTTCTGTTTTTGAAGAAAACATGCTGTCTACACTGCACTCATTCATCTTCTTCAACAAGGTGGAGATTGTGGGCATGCTACAG GATGATGAGAAGTTTTTGACAGACCTCTTTGCACAGCTAACAGACGAGGCCACAGATGATGACAAAAGGCATGAATTG GTGAACTTCCTGAAGGAATTTTGTGCTTTCTCACAAACATTGCAACCTCAAAACAGAGACGCTTTTTTCAAGACGTTGTCAAACATGGGCATTCTACCAGCACTGGAAGTCATACTG GGAATGGATGACGTGCAAGTGCGTGGGGCGGCCACAGATATCTTCTCTTATTTGGTGGAGTACAACCCATCCATGGTACGGGAGTTTGTAATGCAGGAGTCTCAACAGAATGATGAC GACATCCTGCTGATCAACCTGATCATAGAACACATGATCTGTGACACAGACCCAGAGCTGGGTGGGGCGGTGCAGCTGATGGGTCTGCTCCGGACTCTGGTGGACCCAGAGAACATGCTGGCTACTGCAAAC AAAACTGAGAAGACAGAGTTCCTGAGCTTTTTCTACAAGCACTGTATGCACGTACTGTCTGCTCCACTACTGGCCAACACAACAGAGGAAAAACCTAGCAAAG ATGATTTTCAAACATCACAGTTGCTGGCTCTGATTTTGGAACTGCTGACGTTCTGTGTTGAACATCACACATACCACATCAAGAACTACATCATCAACAAGGACATTCTCAGAAGGGTCCTGGTGCTCACTGCCTCTCAGCATGCCTTTTTGGCGCTAT GTGCCCTGCGATTCATGAGGAGGATCATTGGTCTAAAGGATGAATTCTACAATCGTTACATCATGAGAAACTTTCTGTTTGAGCCTGTCATCAAGGCCTTCCTCAACAACGGCTCACGCTACAATCTCATGAACTCAGCAATCATTGAGATGTTTGAGTATGTCCGTGTG GAGGATGTGAAGTCTCTCACAGCTCATATAGTAGAGAACTACTGGAAAGCTCTGGAAGACGTGGACTATGTTCAGACATTCAAGGGCCTAAAGCTGCGTTACGAACAGCAGCGAGAGAGGCAGGACAACCCAAAACTCGACAG TATGCGGTCCATCTTGAGGAACCACCGTTTCCGGCGTGATGCTCGAACACTGGAGGATGAAGAGGAAATGTGGTTCAACACAGATGAGGATGACATTGAGGATGGCGAGGCAGTGGTTCCACCCTCTGACAAGATGAAGAGTGAGGATGACCTCATGGAGCCTATAAGCAAGTTCATGGAGAGAAAGAAGT TGAAAGACACGGAGGATAAAGATGTGCTGGGGAAGTCGAGTTTGTCAGGCAGACAGAACCCCAGCTTTAAGCTTTCCTTTTCCGGCTCCACCAAAGCCAGCCTGTCCAGCCCTCCTTCATCTGCCTCATTGAACCCGGGTTCTCCGGGATCGCCAGGTTCGCCGGGATCACCAGGATCAGGGACGCGAAGCTCACCGCCTACCACCGCCATAACCACAAAG GGAGGTTTAGTGGGACTGGTGGACTACCCCGACGACGATGACGAGgaggaggatgaagaggatgGGGACAGTAAAGAGGACCCTCTGCCACCTTGTAAGAAGTCCAAACTGAGCTCGTAG
- the LOC117503374 gene encoding enhancer of rudimentary homolog has product MSHTILLVQPTKRPEGRTYADYESVNECMEGVCKMYEEHLKRINPNSPSITYDISQLFDFIDDLADLSCLVYRADTQTYQPYNKDWIKEKIYVLLRRQAQQAGR; this is encoded by the exons ATG tCTCACACAATTTTGCTCGTCCAGCCAACAAAGAGACCTGAGGGCCGCACGTACGCTGATTATGAGTCAGTGAATGAATGCATGGAAG gtgtttgcaaAATGTATGAGGAGCATTTGAAGAggataaacccaaacagtccatccATCACATATGACATCAGTCAGTTGTTTGACTTTATTGATGACCTCGCAGACCTGAGCTGTCTTGT TTACAGGGCTGACACCCAGACATATCAGCCGTACAACAAAGACTGGATCAAGGAGAAGATCTACGTGCTGCTGCGGCGTCAGGCTCAGCAAGCGGGGAGGTAA